A stretch of Bombus vancouverensis nearcticus chromosome 13, iyBomVanc1_principal, whole genome shotgun sequence DNA encodes these proteins:
- the pds5 gene encoding cohesin associated factor B pds5 isoform X4, producing MSEIVYPQGCRSVTEDLGPDELIRRLKTLAHTLQAMGQDEGMYQQYIPLALHLAEEHFLMHQSKDVQLLIACCIADVLRVYAPEAPYKDAEQVKTIFLFLIKQLAGLKDPKDPAFKRYFYLLENLAYVKSFNMCFELEDCQEIFCALFSLMFRIVNDEHSGKVKSFMLDVLCPLITESDIVSNELLDIILMNIVEPNKTQKKNAYLLAKELVIKCSDTLEPYIQAFFNHVLILGKEEKSLQICKKVYDLIYELNHICPSVLLSVLPQLECKLKSSSESERLGAVALLARMFSEKGSQLAVQHTQLWRAFLGRFNDISVSIRIKCVQYSMHFLLNHPELRKDITDTLKLRQHDADESVRYEVVMAIVTTARRDFEVVSDSEDLLEFVKERTLDKKFKIRKEAMAGLAMIYKKHLNDADVPQATKKAVTWIKDKILHGYYMAGMEDRLLVERLLNTCLVPYQLPAGERMKKLYHLLGTIDDHASKAFVELQKHQLAVRRAVVEWLEIVKKPDAMVELVAKIHQISRFLPDPMKVQEFIQKFSAHMRKDSALLQGMETIVQPNVSCKECADTISMVLKKLGQPVMTNLYYNTIKMLLERVSSVMIDEEAIRVLIGYVLDCLKGGNVIEEVGLNPNNAGEKGLRLLVMLSFVFGPHFLHNDILMQLVHLLELEDEMVAPLVLSIFTFLGKYKPLCDVAPDIMNLMVPICKNFAETGTPKQAKQAVRCLFVNMTNIHDTIFPEIIERIKNSLTPTSEYYRTSIVTLGHIAYNLPEKYQVQIKNMVSRKIVKELLVKESSEQTADTIEGDWCREDQLPEETRCRLEGLKCMARWLLGLKTDVLSAQKTFRMLNAFVVNKGDLLQQGRLSKAEMSWLRLQAGCSMLKICEQKGVGDQFTAEQFYNLSQLMVDEVPQVREAFGSKLHKGLGRGIPNKCLPLDFMGYYALAGKEQDKRLKCVLKTYMQTDINKRRDYVKTLSLGTVERAMGQLPHILPDYMLVFAVPILAHDPEFTSHLMVNQLKVIQQCLWFILEPLITKNEYYCYGFYKNLIERMKSHKDALKPEDNNMNYKLWAVCDLAMNVIYTKTTNFDMKEFPSETRIPTMYFKRADELLTNTRNYLPAEMQINMSSPKGKGSLHNTHSVSERPQRRAKSKQQKEVGIGPNETDARPAEASETRIQLPGLEEEIEEPPAKRALRESDKVNK from the exons ATGTCGGAAATAGTTTACCCGCAAGGGTGCAGATCTGTCACAGAAGATCTGGGTCCAGATGAACTTATTAGAAGATTAAAG ACATTAGCTCATACATTACAAGCAATGGGTCAAGATGAAGGGATGTATCAACAATATATACCACTTGCATTACATTTGGCAGAAGAACATTTTTTAATGCATCAGAGTAAAGATGTACAACTTTTGATTGCATGTTGTATTGCTGATGTTTTGAGGGTTTATGCTCCAGAAGCTCCATATAAAGATGCAGAGCAG GTTAAAACAATATTCTTGTTTCTGATTAAACAACTAGCTGGACTAAAAGATCCAAAAGATCCCgcttttaaaagatatttttatcttCTGGAAAATTTAGCATATGTGAAATCATTTAATATGTGTTTTGAATTAGAGGACTGCCAAGAAATCTTTTGCGCACTTTTTTCTCTTATGTTTAGGATAGTAAA CGATGAACATTCTGGGAAAGTCAAAAGTTTTATGTTAGATGTATTATGTCCACTTATTACAGAATCTGACATTGTTAGCAATGAACTTCTAGATATCATACTTATGAACATTGTAGAACCAAACAAAACACAAAAGAAGAATGCATATTTACTTGCAAAGGAATTGGTGATCAAATGTAGTGATACATTAGAACCATACATTCAAGCA TTCTTTAACCATGTACTGATCTTGGGCAAAGAGGAGAAGAGCTTGCAAATTTGCAAGAAAGTGTATGATTTAATTTATGAGTTAAATCACATATGTCCAAGCGTCTTGCTGTCCGTCCTACCACAATTAGAATGTAAACTAAAATCTTCCTCTGAATCTGAAAGATTGGGTGCTGTAGCATTATTAGCAAGAATGTTTTCCGAGAAAGGATCTCAGTTAGCTGTGCAACACACACAATTGTGGCGTGCATTTTTAGGAAGATTTAATGACATCAGTGTATCAATTCGTATCAAATGTGTGCAGTATTCAATGCATTTTTTATTAAACCATCCTGAACTGAGAAAGGATATTACTGATACGTTAAAGTTAAGACAACATGATGCAGATGAAAGTGTACGATATGAAGTTGTGATGGCTATAGTGACCACTGCTAGAAGGGATTTCGAAGTGGTGTCAGACAGTGAAGATTTGTTAGAATTTGTTAAAGAAAGAACATTAGATAAAAAG TTTAAAATCAGGAAAGAAGCAATGGCAGGATTAGCAATGATATATAAAAAACATTTGAATGATGCAGATGTACCACAAGCTACGAAAAAGGCTGTTACTtggataaaagataaaatattacatGGTTATTACATGGCAGGAATGGAAGATAGATTACTAGTAGAAAGATTACTAAACACTTGTTTAGTACCTTACCAACTACCAGCTGGTGAAAGAATGAAAAAGTTGTATCATTTATTAGGTACAATTGATGATCATGCATCTAAAGCATTTGTAGAATTACAAAAGCATCAGCTTGC tgTACGAAGAGCAGTGGTTGAATGGTTAGAAATTGTAAAAAAGCCAGACGCCATGGTTGAACTTGTAGCTAAGATTCATCAGATATCTCGCTTTCTACCAGATCCTATGAAAGTTCAAGAATTTATACAGAAGTTCAGTGCTCACATGAGAAAAGATTCGGCTTTATTACAAGGAATGGAAACAATAGTTCAACCAAACGTTTCTTGTAAAGAGTGTGCAGATACAATAAGTATGGTTCTTAAAAAATTGGGTCAACCTGTCATGACGAATTTGTATTACAACACAATAAAAATGCTATTGGAAAGAGTCAGTTCTGTAATGATTGATGAAGAAGCAATTAGG GTCTTAATTGGATATGTATTAGATTGTTTAAAAGGTGGCAATGTAATAGAAGAAGTTGGACTTAATCCGAACAATGCAGGTGAAAAGGGTTTAAGGTTACTTGTG ATGCTTTCATTTGTATTTGGTCCACATTTTCTTCATAATGATATTTTGATGCAACTTGTTCATCTTTTGGAATTGGAAGATGAAATGGTAGCACCGTTGGTTCTTTCGATTTTCACATTTTTAGGGAAATATAAACCTTTATGTGATGTTGCACCGGATATTATGAACCTTATGGTTCCAATATGTAAAAATTTCGCAGAAACAGGAACACCAAAACAAGCAAAACAAGCTGTCAggtgtttatttgttaatatgaCCAATATTCATGATACTATTTTCCctgaaattattgaaagaattaaaaatagtcTTACACCAACTTCAGAATATTATCGAACATCTATAGTTACATTAGGTCACATAGCTTATAATTTACCAGAAAAGTATCaagtacaaataaaaaatatggtgTCTAGGAAG ATAGTCAAGGAGTTATTAGTGAAAGAAAGCAGTGAACAAACTGCTGATACCATTGAAGGAGACTGGTGCAGGGAAGATCAATTACCTGAAGAAACACGTTGTAGATTAGAAGGATTGAAGTGCATGGCACGCTGGTTACTAGGATTGAAGACTGATGTGCTCTCTGCACAAAAAACGTTTAGAATGCTGAATGCATTTGTAGTAAACAAAGGAGATCTTTTACAGCAGGGTCGTTTAAGTAAAGCAGAAATGAGTTGGTTGCGCTTACAAGCTGGTTGTTCAATGTTGAAGATCTGCGAACAAAAAGGCGTTGGTGATCAGTTTACAGCAGaacaattctataatttatctCAGCTCATGGTG GATGAAGTTCCACAAGTGAGGGAAGCTTTTGGTAGTAAATTACATAAAGGACTTGGAAGAGGAATTCCAAATAAGTGTTTGCCACTAGACTTTATGGGTTATTATGCACTTGCTGGTAAAGAACAGGACAAAAGATTAAAATGTGTTTTAAAAACTTATATGCAAACTGATATAAATAAAAGGAGAGATTATGTTAAGACATTGTCATTGGGTACAGTGGAACGGGCCATGG GTCAACTGCCTCACATTCTTCCTGATTATATGCTAGTATTTGCAGTACCTATTCTTGCACATGATCCTGAATTTACAAGTCATTTGATGGTTAATCAGTTGAAAGTGATACAACAATGTTTGTGGTTTATATTAGAACCCCTTATAAcgaaaaatgaatattattgTTATGGTTTTTATAAAAATCTCATAGAACGAATGAAGAGTCATAAGGATGCTTTAAAACCTGAGGATAATAACATGAATTAT AAATTGTGGGCTGTTTGCGATTTGGCTATGAATGTGATATATACAAAAACGACAAATTTTGATATGAAAGAATTTCCAAGTGAAACACGAATTCCCACCATGTACTTCAAACGAGCGGATGAATTATTGACTAACACTAGGAATTACTTACCTGCTGAAATGCAGATAAACATGTCGAGTCCTAAAGGAAAGGGTTCTCTTCATAATACACATTCTGTCAGTGAAAGACCACAACGTAGGGCTAAGTCAAAACAACAGAAGGAAGTGGGCATTGGGCCGAACGAAACTGATGCAAGG CCAGCGGAAGCATCGGAAACTAGAATTCAATTACCTGGTTTAGAGGAAGAA ATTGAAGAACCACCAGCAAAGAGGGCATTAAGAGAATCAgacaaagtaaataaataa
- the pds5 gene encoding cohesin associated factor B pds5 isoform X2, translating to MSEIVYPQGCRSVTEDLGPDELIRRLKTLAHTLQAMGQDEGMYQQYIPLALHLAEEHFLMHQSKDVQLLIACCIADVLRVYAPEAPYKDAEQVKTIFLFLIKQLAGLKDPKDPAFKRYFYLLENLAYVKSFNMCFELEDCQEIFCALFSLMFRIVNDEHSGKVKSFMLDVLCPLITESDIVSNELLDIILMNIVEPNKTQKKNAYLLAKELVIKCSDTLEPYIQAFFNHVLILGKEEKSLQICKKVYDLIYELNHICPSVLLSVLPQLECKLKSSSESERLGAVALLARMFSEKGSQLAVQHTQLWRAFLGRFNDISVSIRIKCVQYSMHFLLNHPELRKDITDTLKLRQHDADESVRYEVVMAIVTTARRDFEVVSDSEDLLEFVKERTLDKKFKIRKEAMAGLAMIYKKHLNDADVPQATKKAVTWIKDKILHGYYMAGMEDRLLVERLLNTCLVPYQLPAGERMKKLYHLLGTIDDHASKAFVELQKHQLAVRRAVVEWLEIVKKPDAMVELVAKIHQISRFLPDPMKVQEFIQKFSAHMRKDSALLQGMETIVQPNVSCKECADTISMVLKKLGQPVMTNLYYNTIKMLLERVSSVMIDEEAIRVLIGYVLDCLKGGNVIEEVGLNPNNAGEKGLRLLVMLSFVFGPHFLHNDILMQLVHLLELEDEMVAPLVLSIFTFLGKYKPLCDVAPDIMNLMVPICKNFAETGTPKQAKQAVRCLFVNMTNIHDTIFPEIIERIKNSLTPTSEYYRTSIVTLGHIAYNLPEKYQVQIKNMVSRKIVKELLVKESSEQTADTIEGDWCREDQLPEETRCRLEGLKCMARWLLGLKTDVLSAQKTFRMLNAFVVNKGDLLQQGRLSKAEMSWLRLQAGCSMLKICEQKGVGDQFTAEQFYNLSQLMVDEVPQVREAFGSKLHKGLGRGIPNKCLPLDFMGYYALAGKEQDKRLKCVLKTYMQTDINKRRDYVKTLSLGTVERAMGQLPHILPDYMLVFAVPILAHDPEFTSHLMVNQLKVIQQCLWFILEPLITKNEYYCYGFYKNLIERMKSHKDALKPEDNNMNYKLWAVCDLAMNVIYTKTTNFDMKEFPSETRIPTMYFKRADELLTNTRNYLPAEMQINMSSPKGKGSLHNTHSVSERPQRRAKSKQQKEVGIGPNETDARLQIGEVECIDAQPAEASETRIQLPGLEEEIEEPPAKRALRESDKVNK from the exons ATGTCGGAAATAGTTTACCCGCAAGGGTGCAGATCTGTCACAGAAGATCTGGGTCCAGATGAACTTATTAGAAGATTAAAG ACATTAGCTCATACATTACAAGCAATGGGTCAAGATGAAGGGATGTATCAACAATATATACCACTTGCATTACATTTGGCAGAAGAACATTTTTTAATGCATCAGAGTAAAGATGTACAACTTTTGATTGCATGTTGTATTGCTGATGTTTTGAGGGTTTATGCTCCAGAAGCTCCATATAAAGATGCAGAGCAG GTTAAAACAATATTCTTGTTTCTGATTAAACAACTAGCTGGACTAAAAGATCCAAAAGATCCCgcttttaaaagatatttttatcttCTGGAAAATTTAGCATATGTGAAATCATTTAATATGTGTTTTGAATTAGAGGACTGCCAAGAAATCTTTTGCGCACTTTTTTCTCTTATGTTTAGGATAGTAAA CGATGAACATTCTGGGAAAGTCAAAAGTTTTATGTTAGATGTATTATGTCCACTTATTACAGAATCTGACATTGTTAGCAATGAACTTCTAGATATCATACTTATGAACATTGTAGAACCAAACAAAACACAAAAGAAGAATGCATATTTACTTGCAAAGGAATTGGTGATCAAATGTAGTGATACATTAGAACCATACATTCAAGCA TTCTTTAACCATGTACTGATCTTGGGCAAAGAGGAGAAGAGCTTGCAAATTTGCAAGAAAGTGTATGATTTAATTTATGAGTTAAATCACATATGTCCAAGCGTCTTGCTGTCCGTCCTACCACAATTAGAATGTAAACTAAAATCTTCCTCTGAATCTGAAAGATTGGGTGCTGTAGCATTATTAGCAAGAATGTTTTCCGAGAAAGGATCTCAGTTAGCTGTGCAACACACACAATTGTGGCGTGCATTTTTAGGAAGATTTAATGACATCAGTGTATCAATTCGTATCAAATGTGTGCAGTATTCAATGCATTTTTTATTAAACCATCCTGAACTGAGAAAGGATATTACTGATACGTTAAAGTTAAGACAACATGATGCAGATGAAAGTGTACGATATGAAGTTGTGATGGCTATAGTGACCACTGCTAGAAGGGATTTCGAAGTGGTGTCAGACAGTGAAGATTTGTTAGAATTTGTTAAAGAAAGAACATTAGATAAAAAG TTTAAAATCAGGAAAGAAGCAATGGCAGGATTAGCAATGATATATAAAAAACATTTGAATGATGCAGATGTACCACAAGCTACGAAAAAGGCTGTTACTtggataaaagataaaatattacatGGTTATTACATGGCAGGAATGGAAGATAGATTACTAGTAGAAAGATTACTAAACACTTGTTTAGTACCTTACCAACTACCAGCTGGTGAAAGAATGAAAAAGTTGTATCATTTATTAGGTACAATTGATGATCATGCATCTAAAGCATTTGTAGAATTACAAAAGCATCAGCTTGC tgTACGAAGAGCAGTGGTTGAATGGTTAGAAATTGTAAAAAAGCCAGACGCCATGGTTGAACTTGTAGCTAAGATTCATCAGATATCTCGCTTTCTACCAGATCCTATGAAAGTTCAAGAATTTATACAGAAGTTCAGTGCTCACATGAGAAAAGATTCGGCTTTATTACAAGGAATGGAAACAATAGTTCAACCAAACGTTTCTTGTAAAGAGTGTGCAGATACAATAAGTATGGTTCTTAAAAAATTGGGTCAACCTGTCATGACGAATTTGTATTACAACACAATAAAAATGCTATTGGAAAGAGTCAGTTCTGTAATGATTGATGAAGAAGCAATTAGG GTCTTAATTGGATATGTATTAGATTGTTTAAAAGGTGGCAATGTAATAGAAGAAGTTGGACTTAATCCGAACAATGCAGGTGAAAAGGGTTTAAGGTTACTTGTG ATGCTTTCATTTGTATTTGGTCCACATTTTCTTCATAATGATATTTTGATGCAACTTGTTCATCTTTTGGAATTGGAAGATGAAATGGTAGCACCGTTGGTTCTTTCGATTTTCACATTTTTAGGGAAATATAAACCTTTATGTGATGTTGCACCGGATATTATGAACCTTATGGTTCCAATATGTAAAAATTTCGCAGAAACAGGAACACCAAAACAAGCAAAACAAGCTGTCAggtgtttatttgttaatatgaCCAATATTCATGATACTATTTTCCctgaaattattgaaagaattaaaaatagtcTTACACCAACTTCAGAATATTATCGAACATCTATAGTTACATTAGGTCACATAGCTTATAATTTACCAGAAAAGTATCaagtacaaataaaaaatatggtgTCTAGGAAG ATAGTCAAGGAGTTATTAGTGAAAGAAAGCAGTGAACAAACTGCTGATACCATTGAAGGAGACTGGTGCAGGGAAGATCAATTACCTGAAGAAACACGTTGTAGATTAGAAGGATTGAAGTGCATGGCACGCTGGTTACTAGGATTGAAGACTGATGTGCTCTCTGCACAAAAAACGTTTAGAATGCTGAATGCATTTGTAGTAAACAAAGGAGATCTTTTACAGCAGGGTCGTTTAAGTAAAGCAGAAATGAGTTGGTTGCGCTTACAAGCTGGTTGTTCAATGTTGAAGATCTGCGAACAAAAAGGCGTTGGTGATCAGTTTACAGCAGaacaattctataatttatctCAGCTCATGGTG GATGAAGTTCCACAAGTGAGGGAAGCTTTTGGTAGTAAATTACATAAAGGACTTGGAAGAGGAATTCCAAATAAGTGTTTGCCACTAGACTTTATGGGTTATTATGCACTTGCTGGTAAAGAACAGGACAAAAGATTAAAATGTGTTTTAAAAACTTATATGCAAACTGATATAAATAAAAGGAGAGATTATGTTAAGACATTGTCATTGGGTACAGTGGAACGGGCCATGG GTCAACTGCCTCACATTCTTCCTGATTATATGCTAGTATTTGCAGTACCTATTCTTGCACATGATCCTGAATTTACAAGTCATTTGATGGTTAATCAGTTGAAAGTGATACAACAATGTTTGTGGTTTATATTAGAACCCCTTATAAcgaaaaatgaatattattgTTATGGTTTTTATAAAAATCTCATAGAACGAATGAAGAGTCATAAGGATGCTTTAAAACCTGAGGATAATAACATGAATTAT AAATTGTGGGCTGTTTGCGATTTGGCTATGAATGTGATATATACAAAAACGACAAATTTTGATATGAAAGAATTTCCAAGTGAAACACGAATTCCCACCATGTACTTCAAACGAGCGGATGAATTATTGACTAACACTAGGAATTACTTACCTGCTGAAATGCAGATAAACATGTCGAGTCCTAAAGGAAAGGGTTCTCTTCATAATACACATTCTGTCAGTGAAAGACCACAACGTAGGGCTAAGTCAAAACAACAGAAGGAAGTGGGCATTGGGCCGAACGAAACTGATGCAAGG CTGCAAATTGGAGAAGTGGAATGTATTGATGCGcag CCAGCGGAAGCATCGGAAACTAGAATTCAATTACCTGGTTTAGAGGAAGAA ATTGAAGAACCACCAGCAAAGAGGGCATTAAGAGAATCAgacaaagtaaataaataa
- the pds5 gene encoding cohesin associated factor B pds5 isoform X3: protein MSEIVYPQGCRSVTEDLGPDELIRRLKTLAHTLQAMGQDEGMYQQYIPLALHLAEEHFLMHQSKDVQLLIACCIADVLRVYAPEAPYKDAEQVKTIFLFLIKQLAGLKDPKDPAFKRYFYLLENLAYVKSFNMCFELEDCQEIFCALFSLMFRIVNDEHSGKVKSFMLDVLCPLITESDIVSNELLDIILMNIVEPNKTQKKNAYLLAKELVIKCSDTLEPYIQAFFNHVLILGKEEKSLQICKKVYDLIYELNHICPSVLLSVLPQLECKLKSSSESERLGAVALLARMFSEKGSQLAVQHTQLWRAFLGRFNDISVSIRIKCVQYSMHFLLNHPELRKDITDTLKLRQHDADESVRYEVVMAIVTTARRDFEVVSDSEDLLEFVKERTLDKKFKIRKEAMAGLAMIYKKHLNDADVPQATKKAVTWIKDKILHGYYMAGMEDRLLVERLLNTCLVPYQLPAGERMKKLYHLLGTIDDHASKAFVELQKHQLAVRRAVVEWLEIVKKPDAMVELVAKIHQISRFLPDPMKVQEFIQKFSAHMRKDSALLQGMETIVQPNVSCKECADTISMVLKKLGQPVMTNLYYNTIKMLLERVSSVMIDEEAIRVLIGYVLDCLKGGNVIEEVGLNPNNAGEKGLRLLVMLSFVFGPHFLHNDILMQLVHLLELEDEMVAPLVLSIFTFLGKYKPLCDVAPDIMNLMVPICKNFAETGTPKQAKQAVRCLFVNMTNIHDTIFPEIIERIKNSLTPTSEYYRTSIVTLGHIAYNLPEKYQVQIKNMVSRKIVKELLVKESSEQTADTIEGDWCREDQLPEETRCRLEGLKCMARWLLGLKTDVLSAQKTFRMLNAFVVNKGDLLQQGRLSKAEMSWLRLQAGCSMLKICEQKGVGDQFTAEQFYNLSQLMVDEVPQVREAFGSKLHKGLGRGIPNKCLPLDFMGYYALAGKEQDKRLKCVLKTYMQTDINKRRDYVKTLSLGTVERAMGKKLNSQLPHILPDYMLVFAVPILAHDPEFTSHLMVNQLKVIQQCLWFILEPLITKNEYYCYGFYKNLIERMKSHKDALKPEDNNMNYKLWAVCDLAMNVIYTKTTNFDMKEFPSETRIPTMYFKRADELLTNTRNYLPAEMQINMSSPKGKGSLHNTHSVSERPQRRAKSKQQKEVGIGPNETDARPAEASETRIQLPGLEEEIEEPPAKRALRESDKVNK, encoded by the exons ATGTCGGAAATAGTTTACCCGCAAGGGTGCAGATCTGTCACAGAAGATCTGGGTCCAGATGAACTTATTAGAAGATTAAAG ACATTAGCTCATACATTACAAGCAATGGGTCAAGATGAAGGGATGTATCAACAATATATACCACTTGCATTACATTTGGCAGAAGAACATTTTTTAATGCATCAGAGTAAAGATGTACAACTTTTGATTGCATGTTGTATTGCTGATGTTTTGAGGGTTTATGCTCCAGAAGCTCCATATAAAGATGCAGAGCAG GTTAAAACAATATTCTTGTTTCTGATTAAACAACTAGCTGGACTAAAAGATCCAAAAGATCCCgcttttaaaagatatttttatcttCTGGAAAATTTAGCATATGTGAAATCATTTAATATGTGTTTTGAATTAGAGGACTGCCAAGAAATCTTTTGCGCACTTTTTTCTCTTATGTTTAGGATAGTAAA CGATGAACATTCTGGGAAAGTCAAAAGTTTTATGTTAGATGTATTATGTCCACTTATTACAGAATCTGACATTGTTAGCAATGAACTTCTAGATATCATACTTATGAACATTGTAGAACCAAACAAAACACAAAAGAAGAATGCATATTTACTTGCAAAGGAATTGGTGATCAAATGTAGTGATACATTAGAACCATACATTCAAGCA TTCTTTAACCATGTACTGATCTTGGGCAAAGAGGAGAAGAGCTTGCAAATTTGCAAGAAAGTGTATGATTTAATTTATGAGTTAAATCACATATGTCCAAGCGTCTTGCTGTCCGTCCTACCACAATTAGAATGTAAACTAAAATCTTCCTCTGAATCTGAAAGATTGGGTGCTGTAGCATTATTAGCAAGAATGTTTTCCGAGAAAGGATCTCAGTTAGCTGTGCAACACACACAATTGTGGCGTGCATTTTTAGGAAGATTTAATGACATCAGTGTATCAATTCGTATCAAATGTGTGCAGTATTCAATGCATTTTTTATTAAACCATCCTGAACTGAGAAAGGATATTACTGATACGTTAAAGTTAAGACAACATGATGCAGATGAAAGTGTACGATATGAAGTTGTGATGGCTATAGTGACCACTGCTAGAAGGGATTTCGAAGTGGTGTCAGACAGTGAAGATTTGTTAGAATTTGTTAAAGAAAGAACATTAGATAAAAAG TTTAAAATCAGGAAAGAAGCAATGGCAGGATTAGCAATGATATATAAAAAACATTTGAATGATGCAGATGTACCACAAGCTACGAAAAAGGCTGTTACTtggataaaagataaaatattacatGGTTATTACATGGCAGGAATGGAAGATAGATTACTAGTAGAAAGATTACTAAACACTTGTTTAGTACCTTACCAACTACCAGCTGGTGAAAGAATGAAAAAGTTGTATCATTTATTAGGTACAATTGATGATCATGCATCTAAAGCATTTGTAGAATTACAAAAGCATCAGCTTGC tgTACGAAGAGCAGTGGTTGAATGGTTAGAAATTGTAAAAAAGCCAGACGCCATGGTTGAACTTGTAGCTAAGATTCATCAGATATCTCGCTTTCTACCAGATCCTATGAAAGTTCAAGAATTTATACAGAAGTTCAGTGCTCACATGAGAAAAGATTCGGCTTTATTACAAGGAATGGAAACAATAGTTCAACCAAACGTTTCTTGTAAAGAGTGTGCAGATACAATAAGTATGGTTCTTAAAAAATTGGGTCAACCTGTCATGACGAATTTGTATTACAACACAATAAAAATGCTATTGGAAAGAGTCAGTTCTGTAATGATTGATGAAGAAGCAATTAGG GTCTTAATTGGATATGTATTAGATTGTTTAAAAGGTGGCAATGTAATAGAAGAAGTTGGACTTAATCCGAACAATGCAGGTGAAAAGGGTTTAAGGTTACTTGTG ATGCTTTCATTTGTATTTGGTCCACATTTTCTTCATAATGATATTTTGATGCAACTTGTTCATCTTTTGGAATTGGAAGATGAAATGGTAGCACCGTTGGTTCTTTCGATTTTCACATTTTTAGGGAAATATAAACCTTTATGTGATGTTGCACCGGATATTATGAACCTTATGGTTCCAATATGTAAAAATTTCGCAGAAACAGGAACACCAAAACAAGCAAAACAAGCTGTCAggtgtttatttgttaatatgaCCAATATTCATGATACTATTTTCCctgaaattattgaaagaattaaaaatagtcTTACACCAACTTCAGAATATTATCGAACATCTATAGTTACATTAGGTCACATAGCTTATAATTTACCAGAAAAGTATCaagtacaaataaaaaatatggtgTCTAGGAAG ATAGTCAAGGAGTTATTAGTGAAAGAAAGCAGTGAACAAACTGCTGATACCATTGAAGGAGACTGGTGCAGGGAAGATCAATTACCTGAAGAAACACGTTGTAGATTAGAAGGATTGAAGTGCATGGCACGCTGGTTACTAGGATTGAAGACTGATGTGCTCTCTGCACAAAAAACGTTTAGAATGCTGAATGCATTTGTAGTAAACAAAGGAGATCTTTTACAGCAGGGTCGTTTAAGTAAAGCAGAAATGAGTTGGTTGCGCTTACAAGCTGGTTGTTCAATGTTGAAGATCTGCGAACAAAAAGGCGTTGGTGATCAGTTTACAGCAGaacaattctataatttatctCAGCTCATGGTG GATGAAGTTCCACAAGTGAGGGAAGCTTTTGGTAGTAAATTACATAAAGGACTTGGAAGAGGAATTCCAAATAAGTGTTTGCCACTAGACTTTATGGGTTATTATGCACTTGCTGGTAAAGAACAGGACAAAAGATTAAAATGTGTTTTAAAAACTTATATGCAAACTGATATAAATAAAAGGAGAGATTATGTTAAGACATTGTCATTGGGTACAGTGGAACGGGCCATGGGTAAGAAACTAAATA GTCAACTGCCTCACATTCTTCCTGATTATATGCTAGTATTTGCAGTACCTATTCTTGCACATGATCCTGAATTTACAAGTCATTTGATGGTTAATCAGTTGAAAGTGATACAACAATGTTTGTGGTTTATATTAGAACCCCTTATAAcgaaaaatgaatattattgTTATGGTTTTTATAAAAATCTCATAGAACGAATGAAGAGTCATAAGGATGCTTTAAAACCTGAGGATAATAACATGAATTAT AAATTGTGGGCTGTTTGCGATTTGGCTATGAATGTGATATATACAAAAACGACAAATTTTGATATGAAAGAATTTCCAAGTGAAACACGAATTCCCACCATGTACTTCAAACGAGCGGATGAATTATTGACTAACACTAGGAATTACTTACCTGCTGAAATGCAGATAAACATGTCGAGTCCTAAAGGAAAGGGTTCTCTTCATAATACACATTCTGTCAGTGAAAGACCACAACGTAGGGCTAAGTCAAAACAACAGAAGGAAGTGGGCATTGGGCCGAACGAAACTGATGCAAGG CCAGCGGAAGCATCGGAAACTAGAATTCAATTACCTGGTTTAGAGGAAGAA ATTGAAGAACCACCAGCAAAGAGGGCATTAAGAGAATCAgacaaagtaaataaataa